The proteins below come from a single Mytilus edulis chromosome 5, xbMytEdul2.2, whole genome shotgun sequence genomic window:
- the LOC139525048 gene encoding uncharacterized protein, whose protein sequence is MSTLKVKLESWPKGKYTLVKPKSGCPSEWVEGWRFQDNEDYSNHNWITSGHHFYGSFDTGNTKAYYCTKIRDEKVTDWTKWKLLLWPKGTYCILRKGGSCPLGFANGYVHWDDEDSGNRNDLGGTLPDGKYDDGNTEIQYCCRSDRQPEIAMELPTSRPFYLVGKTNTCQQVKGMTVRKEYIKTDDEDRNENRRVGSYPYIEGTGNTKMLYCYYA, encoded by the exons atgtcaacattgaaagtgaagcTAG AATCGTGGCCAAAAGGAAAATATACTTTAGTGAAACCAAAATCCGGCTGTCCATCCGAATGGGTCGAAGGATGGCGATTTCAGGACAATGAAGATTATAGTAACCATAACTGGATTACCAGTGGTCATCATTTTTACG GTTCCTTTGACACTGGAAACACTAAAGCGTATTACTGTACAAAGATTCGTGATGAAAAAGTTACAGATTGGACAAAATGGAAGTTATTGTTATGGCCCAAAGGAACTTACTGTATACTAAGGAAAGGAGGCTCGTGTCCTTTAG GATTTGCAAACGGATATGTTCATTGGGATGATGAAGACTCTGGTAATAGAAATGATCTTGGAGGAACCTTGCCAGATGGAAAGTATGATGATGGAAACACAGAGATACAGTACTGCTGCAG GTCTGATAGACAGCCCGAAATTGCAATGGAACTTCCCACGTCTAGACCCTTCTACCTGGTGGGGAAAACAAATACTTGTCAGCAGGTAAAAGGGATGACTGTCCGCAAGGAATATATAAAGACAGACGACGAAGATAGGAATGAAAACAGAAGGGTCGGAAGCTATCCATACATTGAAGGAACCGGGAATACAAAAATGTTATATTGCTATTATGCATAA